One Halarcobacter ebronensis genomic window carries:
- a CDS encoding LysE family translocator yields MSFESSLTFFLAILIFGITPGPGVFALLARGMTLGAKQCIPLALGMTISDVIYLIFACLGLATIAHNYAFLFEAIRILGAVYLFYLGYKMFTAPIELEKTQKKEKLKKDFLLTFIQGFLISASNPKVILFYIAFLPTFLDIKSLNTNDIIWVSFLTIVALMIGLMFVSILANKAKQLLKSKKSLKRLNYTAGSIMIAAGSFLLFNKQA; encoded by the coding sequence ATGAGTTTTGAAAGCTCTTTAACATTTTTTCTAGCAATATTAATATTTGGAATAACACCAGGTCCAGGTGTATTTGCTCTTCTTGCAAGAGGTATGACACTTGGTGCAAAACAATGTATTCCTTTAGCTCTCGGTATGACAATAAGTGATGTAATTTATCTAATATTTGCATGTTTAGGATTAGCTACAATTGCGCATAATTATGCTTTTTTATTTGAAGCAATTAGAATTTTAGGTGCGGTTTATCTATTTTATCTTGGATATAAAATGTTTACTGCACCAATAGAGTTAGAAAAGACACAGAAAAAAGAGAAACTAAAAAAAGATTTCCTTTTAACTTTTATTCAAGGATTCCTTATCTCGGCTTCTAATCCTAAAGTAATATTATTTTATATTGCATTTTTACCAACATTTTTGGATATAAAATCATTAAATACTAATGATATAATTTGGGTATCTTTCTTAACAATTGTTGCTTTAATGATAGGATTAATGTTTGTATCAATTTTGGCAAATAAAGCTAAACAACTATTAAAATCAAAAAAATCACTAAAAAGATTAAATTACACTGCTGGTTCAATTATGATTGCAGCTGGAAGTTTTCTTTTATTCAATAAGCAGGCATAA